AGATTTTGCTAAACGAGATTCTAAAGATTTTGACAAGCACACCACACAGCTACTTTATCACAGCATAGAAGTCAGCAACAAAATCAATGATATTTTTGAGAAAAATATCGAAATCTTTAGCCTCCAAGATAGCATAACAGATTCTATGTATGCCAATACGATGATATTTTTGCTTGGGTTTATGATTTTTGTGAGTGTGGTTACGCTGTATTCTTCAAGCGTGTTTGTAGGATTTATGCGTGGCAAAAATGCGAGGCTAGAAAAAATCATTTTGCAAAAAACAAATGAGCTTAAAAAAACTAACCAAAATCTACAAAAAACTATCACAGAGCAGATTGAGCAATCGCGCAAAAAAGACCAAATAATGTATCAGCAAGCCCGCCTTGCTTCTATGGGGGAGATGATACAAAATATCGCACACCAATGGCGACAGCCACTAAACTCACTCATCATTCTTATCCAAAATTTTAAGCTCAAATACGACAATGGCACGCTTAGCAAAGATATAGTCCAAGCCCAAACACAAGATGCTCTAAGGATTGCAAACAATATGTCAGACACCATAGAGAATTTCCGCAACTTTTTTCAGCCACATATCAAAAAAAAGAATTTTTTTATTTGTGCGAGTATTAAGGATTCTATCGCGCTAATCAAGCCTACTTTGGAGCAAAACAATATCCAAGTGTTTTTTGAATATGAGGAAGATATTGAGATTTTTGGGTATGAAAATGCCTTTAGTCAAATCGTGCTAAATATCATCAAAAACGCCCAAGACGCACTCACACAATGCGCACTTGATTTTAAGCAAGATTCTATGCACGATTTAGCCCAAGATTCTAGCGATTTTGATGCACAAAGCGGGATTATCCAAATCACTCTTTCGCGCAACTCTCATTGTGCGCTAACTCAAGGCACTCAAGCAAGCAAAACAGCTGATTGCGCTCAAATCTGCATAATGGATAATGGAGGCGGAATCAAAATCCCACAAATTGATAAAATATTTGAGCCGTATTTCACTACCAAGCACAAATCCATAGGCACGGGCATAGGGCTATATATGGCAAAGCAAATCATCGAAAAGCAAATGGGTGGTTGCATAGAGGTGGCAAACAGCGCGTGGGTGGCAAAAGAACTCAATAAAGAATGCTACGGAGCGAAATTTATGATAAGATTTCCATTGAATTTCAACAAAAACAGCACCACAAATGACTAAGGGGATAAAATGAAAGACTTAAAGGAGCTAAAAAATCTCACTCTACTTTATGTGGAGGATAATGAAGAAGTGGCAAGAGTTACCACAATGGTGCTAGAAGAGTATATAGAGCGTGTTTTGGTGGTAAAAAACGGCATAGAAGCCTTGCAGGTTTTCAACACCTATCAAGTAGATTTAATCCTAAGTGATATTTTGATGCCAAAAATGAATGGCATTGAGTTTGCTCGCAAAGTGCGCGAGGGTAAGCACAATGCTCAATGCCCCATTATCTTTACCACTGCGCACACAGAGGTAAATTATCTACTTGATGCCATTAGCTTAAGCGTAGATGGCTATGTGCTAAAGCCTATTAACATTACCGAGCTACTTCACACGATGCTTAAAGCTATATTGCCAAAAATCCAAGCCAAAGAAATAGAATCCAAAAATATGCTTTTAAGCGCGATAAATACTTTTGTAGGTGGTAAAAAAATCGAAATCATTCGCTTCTTGCTAGAGCATTGTGATGAAGAGGGGATTTTCTATGGAAGCTATGAATATATCATAGATGAGCTAAATGTAAGCAAGCCCACAATCGTAAAGACATTTCATCAGCTTATGGAAGTAGGCTTGCTTGTCAAAATCCGCAACAAAGTCTATAAAATCTGCCTAGATAAATAGCGTAAAAAATAAATAGTGTAAAAATAGTGATAAAGTAGTGGCAAAATCGCGCAAAAAGCGCAAAAAATAAAGCAAAATCAAAAGTGGCAAAAAGCAGATTTGGCAAGATATATTAGGATTTCTGTGATACACTTAGCGCGACTTTGGCAAATCTATACAAGCCAAAGAGCAACCACACAAAGGAGACATAATGAAAGTCTATGAAAATATCACCGACATCATCGGTAAAACACCAATCATCAGTCTAAAGCAAATCGCGCCAAACCTTTATGGCAAGTGCGAATTTCTTAATCCCAGCCATTCTGTCAAGGATAGAGCAGCGTATGCGATGATAGATGAGGCACTAAAAAGTGGCAAAATCAATTCTAGCACCACCATTGTAGAATGCACGAGTGGAAATATGGGAATCTCTTTGGCGATGATTTGCGCGAGCTTGGGGCTAAAAATAATCCTAACAATGCCAGAATCTATGAGCATTGAGCGTAGAAAAATGGTGCAACTCTTTGGTGCGAAGCTCGAGCTTACCCCAGCTAGCGAGGGAATGAAAGGTGCGCTTAATAAGGCGAATGAGATTTTGGCAAATACGCCAAACTCCTTTATGCCAAGCCAATTTAGCAACCTTGCCAACAAAGAAATGCACAAAAGAACTACCGCAGTAGAGATTTGGGACAGCTTTGGGGCGGATTTGGACTACTTTGTAGCGGGCTTTGGCACAGGCGGGACGATAAGTGGTGTGGGCGAAGTGCTCAAAGAAAAAAATCTAAGCGTAAAAATCATAGGTGTAGAGCCAGCTGCCTCACCACTGCTTAGCAAAGGGCAAGCAGGCGGGCACAAGATTCAAGGCATTGGGGCGAACTTTATCCCAGAAATCTTAAATCGCACCGTTATTGATGAAATAATGTGTGTAGAAAATGATGATGCTATCGCTATGGCACAAAAGCTCGGCAAAATCGGCATAATGGTCGGAATCTCCAGCGGTGCAAATGTGAGTGCAGCACTCCAAATCGCAAGAGCACACAGCGATAAAACTATCCTAACAGTGCTTAATGACACCGCAGAGAGATACCTAAGCACAGATTTGTTTAATACGCTTTAGTTTTACGCAAGAAGTTGCCAAGCCTTGATTTTGGGCTTGGCTTTGATTGTGCTTGCCACCAAAAAGTATTACTGCAAAACTTGCGGAATTTATCTTGTTTTTACACACAGGCTTATAAAACTTCCAAAATCACTGACTTCCAAAATCACGCATTGATACGCACGCAAAGAGGGCAAAATCTTAGAATCTCTATTCTTTCCCCCATTTTGACTACATTACGACAATATTTTGACAACCCTTATTTATATGGTAATGTTACGATAAACACATTTTTTATAATCGCTTTTTGGCAATCACATTTCAATCTGCGCTAAAAATCTATTATAGGAAATCCACTTGCTAAAAAAACCTCACTTAGATTTTTTAGGATTCTTTTTTGTATCTTTTTTTGTTAGATTTTGCTTTTGACTCTGCTTTGGCTTTTTTCTTAGCTTCTTTTTTAGGCTCTTTAGGCTTTTTCTCTTTTTTAGGCATTTTTTGCTTTTTTGGTTTTTGACTCTTTGGCTTACTTGGCGTAGCTCCTGCCTTGCCACCAAACCAATAGGCATATTTGAGATTCAAAGTAGTGGTTACACCATTAAACCTATCCTCCGCGCCCTTATCAAATTTGTTTGCATAGAGAAGCCCATCATAGCCCAAACTTAGCTCGTGGTTTTTCTTTATTAGCCAGACAAAATCAAGTGCGAGATTCCCATACGCAAGTGGCAAATTTATAACACCATTATCATCAAAAGCTCCGATGCTAAAGCGCGCCCTTTGTGTGCTAAATATATTGTATCTCACGCCTGCTTTGAAGCTCGTGCGAAACACCTCTCCCCACATTTTATAGTAGCGCACGCTAAAAGATGCTTGTGGCAAATGCCAAGAAATAGCGTTGTGCAGCTCATCTGCACCGATTTGCACAGGCTTTTTCATTGCCATATCAATGCTTGATAGCAAATCATAGCTAACCCCGATTTCAGGGGCTACATAGCTATTGTATTTGTATTGATAAAAAGTAATCCCTGTGCGCATTTCCGCACCCACACTCCACATAAGTGGCACTTTAGAAGCATTAGAAGCAGAGGTTAGCTTCACACTTTGCCCAGCCACCTGCATAGAAAATTGTGGGAAATCAACCCCACCACGAATATTGCCTTTGATAAATCCCTCCCAAGCCCTTTTGCGAAAGGCAAATGACTTAAAGTAGTGCACTCCTGCTTGCAAGGCATTTGTTTGGATTTTTGTATCTTGCCCAAGTAGCTTGGTGCTAGTATTTACAAACTCATAGCCCACATAGCCACCGATGATTCCCGCTGCTCTTAGATTTTTTTGCAAGCCCACAAGCGTGCCTCCCACCCACTCTATCGCATTTGAGCTGCCCATATCTGCATACGAGTGTGCGCTATAAGGCAGCACAAACACTCGATTATCCCTCCTACCATCATAAGGGATAAACATCGCATCTAGTTGGTCGATAAGCTCAAAATTATTATATTTTTTAAGATTTTGCGCCCTGCTTTGCTCTAAAGTCAGTTTTGCTACCTTTTGGCGCACTTTGTCGATAGAATCTTGGTTTTTTGAGCGTGTTAGTTTAGAAAACCTTTTGCTAGAATTTGTAAGCCTGCCCATATCCTCTTTTAGTGCTTTTAGCTGTGCTTCTTGCTCATAGTATCTATCGCTGTGAAATGTCTTTGTCGTCATCGTATCAAGGATATTTTGCGTCATCACACTTCTACGCATATAGCTTAGAGCAAGTGCGCGATACACACTAGAGCCTTGAGAAGTGCTGACATCTGCTTGGAGAAAAAATCCATTTGAGCCTTTTGTAAGCCTTACGCCTTGCCCTGCTGTGATATGAGTGCCATTGATGCCTGCTAGTCCGCTATCACCTTTAAGTATGAGATTTTCATACTTGTATTCTACGCCTTTTTGTGCTCCTTGCCCAATGTTTATTATGATACTTTGTGGCTTGACATTATGGGTGGTGAGAGAATCCGTGCTAAAAGATAGATGTTGTTCTCTTGTTGCGCTTTTATCTGTATTCCAAGTGTCGCCACTATTGATATTTAGGCTAATCCCATCTAGCTCAAGTCGCTCTACCTTTATGCCAATGTTGTTGCTACCTAGCAGGGCATTGCCCACGCCTTGCTCTATGCCATTTATGGTAGCTCTCTCACCTAGTCGTAGGGTTTTTATAGTTGTGGTGGTGGTGCTACTACCAGACTCAAGCCGCCCCAAATACGCACCAGAGCCAAAAACACTAAGTGTTTCCATATTTCCTGTGAGGATAAGCCTACCCACCACAGCACCTGCTCCCACTTCCACAGAGAGAGTTATAGGAGCATCTGCCCCAGACTTTTCATTGCGAAAATCAAACCAAGTGTTTGGTGCGCTGACATTGAGAAATCTTACATTGTGTCGCCTATCAGTCGAGTCATTCTCATTCTTTTTGAAATAAGCTATTATTCGAGAGGGACTTACTATGTAAGAGTATGTGTTTGCATTGCCTATGTAGTAGTTTGTCGTGCGATATTGTGTTGTTTGTGTTATGGTGGTTAAAAATGCTTTACCTGACAAATCGCTACCTGTAAATCCCGAAGTGATTGCGCCCTCACACCTTATATCTCGGGTAGAGGTAGCATTATTTTCTACAAAAGTGCAAATCGCCACAGCAGTATTTGCGCAAATCCCACTAGCTAAGCCTATTCCAAGCAATGATTTTGCTAGCTTGCGTGTAAGGAGGATAAAAGCTGATTGGCTTATTTTGTTGTCATATTTAGGTTTGGCGTAAATATCCACTTTGTTATATTGAGGTTTGGCACAAGCCAAAATATCCAAATGATTTTGTATTTTCGTGCTTATGCTTTCGGGCAGATTTGTATTTTTGGATATTTCGCTTCGCTCAATATGACAAACTGCGGAATTAGCAACTTTAAAAGCCCCCTCCCTTGCGGAGGGGGTTTGGGGGTGGGTATCTTTTGCATTGGAAAAAGAATGGAAAGATTCGTCATTGCGAGGCAGTGGCGAAGCCACAACGAAGCAATCCAAAATCTCATCATTACTAAAGAAACTGCGCTTTACTTGTTTTACTAAAGAAACTTCGGCTTCGCCTTGTTTTACTAAAGAAGCCAAAGGCTTTCTAAAGAAACTGCGCTTTGCTTGTTTTGTCACGCAAGTCTTTTGACTTGCTCGCAATGACGGAATGGTGTATTCGCTAGCAGTTGCCGACTTTGCTTGAGTTTTGGAGTGAGAATTTACCCACCCCCTAGCCCCCTCCGCAGGGGAGGGGGAACTAAGTATCAGTCGTGAACTACTCTCTCTCTCTCTCTCTCTCGTTTTGACATTGTGATACCTTTTTGGCAGACTTTTTTGCATTTACTACAACCCCTTTTGAAAAGATAAAACCCAAAATCAAATAAAATCAAGCTCCTTTGGCTTCTTGCTTTGCATTATGACTTTTCGTATCTCGCTAATCGCACTTGGCGTGCCTATCATTAGGAGTTTGCACTCGCTTGTGATTACCACATCTGCATCGGGCATA
This genomic stretch from Helicobacter macacae MIT 99-5501 harbors:
- a CDS encoding sensor histidine kinase encodes the protein MLSIRLPFFVTTLERQTKILLLLIAFGFLLVSITGLLALSGLKYEYDASIGSRVHKSKSLQNIQKFYTSLPAYHSPAYNPLSQNQLAQKELQSKYQSLLKEWQDYEEDTEQKVILHSLKTLYQNLFFAKSIAQVREKIAQKDALKNELSTLIEQTNDIIAKQDYIKQDFAKRDSKDFDKHTTQLLYHSIEVSNKINDIFEKNIEIFSLQDSITDSMYANTMIFLLGFMIFVSVVTLYSSSVFVGFMRGKNARLEKIILQKTNELKKTNQNLQKTITEQIEQSRKKDQIMYQQARLASMGEMIQNIAHQWRQPLNSLIILIQNFKLKYDNGTLSKDIVQAQTQDALRIANNMSDTIENFRNFFQPHIKKKNFFICASIKDSIALIKPTLEQNNIQVFFEYEEDIEIFGYENAFSQIVLNIIKNAQDALTQCALDFKQDSMHDLAQDSSDFDAQSGIIQITLSRNSHCALTQGTQASKTADCAQICIMDNGGGIKIPQIDKIFEPYFTTKHKSIGTGIGLYMAKQIIEKQMGGCIEVANSAWVAKELNKECYGAKFMIRFPLNFNKNSTTND
- a CDS encoding response regulator, which encodes MKDLKELKNLTLLYVEDNEEVARVTTMVLEEYIERVLVVKNGIEALQVFNTYQVDLILSDILMPKMNGIEFARKVREGKHNAQCPIIFTTAHTEVNYLLDAISLSVDGYVLKPINITELLHTMLKAILPKIQAKEIESKNMLLSAINTFVGGKKIEIIRFLLEHCDEEGIFYGSYEYIIDELNVSKPTIVKTFHQLMEVGLLVKIRNKVYKICLDK
- the cysK gene encoding cysteine synthase A, encoding MKVYENITDIIGKTPIISLKQIAPNLYGKCEFLNPSHSVKDRAAYAMIDEALKSGKINSSTTIVECTSGNMGISLAMICASLGLKIILTMPESMSIERRKMVQLFGAKLELTPASEGMKGALNKANEILANTPNSFMPSQFSNLANKEMHKRTTAVEIWDSFGADLDYFVAGFGTGGTISGVGEVLKEKNLSVKIIGVEPAASPLLSKGQAGGHKIQGIGANFIPEILNRTVIDEIMCVENDDAIAMAQKLGKIGIMVGISSGANVSAALQIARAHSDKTILTVLNDTAERYLSTDLFNTL